A window of Gemmatimonadota bacterium genomic DNA:
ACCGAAGTGGATGGCTTCGTGGGAGTACCAGACCAGGATCTCGGTGGAATCGGCCGCGGCCACGCCGTCCTGGGGGCTGTACTGCGAGAAGCCCGTCAGCCGCGCTGCGTCGGCCCAGACGTCTTCGTCCAGGACGCCGTCGACCGTCACCGCGACCTCATGGCGTGGAACCTCGACAGCGGTCTCGCCGGCCAGCCCCACGTACGGGCGACCCTCCTGCGCGGCGCACGGCCACGCTCCGAAGAGGGTCGCCAGCACGCACGTTGCGATCCCCCGCCCCATCACGGAGCCCGGCGCGCTCAGTCGGAGACCGCGCCGCGCATCTCCTGCGCTACACGCTGCACGTCGTCGAGCACGCGGAGCAGATTGCCGCTCCACAGCTGCTCGATCTGCTCCTCCGTGTAGCCTCGCCGGACCAACTCCAGCGTGACGTTGAAGGTCTCGCTGGCATCCATCCATCCGTCCACCCCTCCACCCCCGTCGAAGTCGGAGCTGATGCCCACGTGGTCGATCCCGATGAGATCGACGGCGTAGTCGATGTGGTCCACGAACTCCGCCACGGTTGCCCGGGGCGGCGGCGGGAACTGCTGGTCGATCTCGTCCATCCGGGCCCGGAACTCCGCCCGCTGGGCGTCGGTCATCCCGGCCGCGCCGCCGCGGCCGCCTCCGGCCCCGAACTCCTCGCGGAGGGCCGCCAGAGCGGCCTGGCGCTCCGGCGAATCCTGCTGGCACTTCACGTAGCTGTTGAAGGCCACCACCTGCACGACGCCTCCGTTCTCCTTCAGCGCCAGGAGCTGCTCGTCGTCCAGGTTGCGGCTGTGGTCACAGAGCGCCCGCACCGCGGAGTGGGACGCCATGATCGGCGCCCGGCTGAGCTCGATGGTCTGCATCATCGACGTCTTGGATGGATGCGAGATGTCGATCATGATGCCCTGACGATTCAGCTCCGCGACGACCTCGCGCCCCAGATCGCTCAGACCGTCGTGCATCCACACGCCGTCGCGCTCGCCCGTGTTGGAGTCGGAGAGCTGCGAGTGTCCATTGTGCGCGAGGGAGAGGTAGCGCGCGCCCAGCTCGGCGAACTTCTGCACGTTGGCGAGGTCCGTGCC
This region includes:
- a CDS encoding dipeptidase yields the protein MSRLRRRVLLTLPVLLAACAGEGAEDAAPESAADLEARARSIHERVMTLDTHVDINPANFTPEQSYATRLETQVNLPKMEEGGLDAVFLIVYVGQDDDLTATGFAAAHAAALEKFEAIHRLTEELAPDRIGLARTSEEAREIHASGRKVAFIGVENGYPLGTDLANVQKFAELGARYLSLAHNGHSQLSDSNTGERDGVWMHDGLSDLGREVVAELNRQGIMIDISHPSKTSMMQTIELSRAPIMASHSAVRALCDHSRNLDDEQLLALKENGGVVQVVAFNSYVKCQQDSPERQAALAALREEFGAGGGRGGAAGMTDAQRAEFRARMDEIDQQFPPPPRATVAEFVDHIDYAVDLIGIDHVGISSDFDGGGGVDGWMDASETFNVTLELVRRGYTEEQIEQLWSGNLLRVLDDVQRVAQEMRGAVSD